A stretch of the Pseudalkalibacillus hwajinpoensis genome encodes the following:
- a CDS encoding class I SAM-dependent methyltransferase, producing the protein MKQNKYDDQNFFNAYEKMPRSVKGLEGAGEWHILEKLLPEMRNSNVLDLGCGFGWHCLYAREQGASSVTGVDLSDKMLRKAREMTDDPFITYIKMPIEDIHFQDSQFNVVISSLALHYIKSFKSISKKVYDCLKPEGSFVFSVEHPIFTSRDEQDWYYNKQGKRLHWPVDNYQVEGVRETTFLTENVTKYHRTISSYINDLIDTGFIIRAVNESVPSNEMLKSVPEMKDETRRPMFLLISAEKTIK; encoded by the coding sequence ATGAAGCAAAATAAATATGATGATCAAAATTTCTTTAATGCGTATGAAAAAATGCCTCGTTCAGTTAAAGGACTTGAAGGGGCTGGAGAATGGCATATATTAGAAAAGCTTTTACCGGAAATGAGAAATAGTAATGTACTGGATTTGGGATGCGGTTTTGGATGGCATTGCCTTTACGCTCGTGAACAAGGAGCAAGTTCGGTTACTGGAGTGGATCTATCTGATAAAATGCTTCGAAAAGCCCGTGAAATGACGGATGATCCTTTCATTACTTATATTAAAATGCCGATAGAAGATATTCATTTCCAAGACTCGCAATTTAATGTGGTGATTAGTTCATTGGCGTTGCACTATATTAAGTCATTCAAATCAATCAGTAAAAAGGTATATGACTGTTTAAAGCCTGAAGGCTCTTTCGTTTTTTCAGTTGAACATCCTATATTCACTTCTCGTGATGAACAAGATTGGTATTACAATAAACAGGGTAAACGTCTGCATTGGCCAGTCGACAACTATCAAGTAGAAGGAGTTCGTGAAACAACATTCTTAACTGAAAATGTAACGAAATACCATCGTACGATTTCCTCATATATAAATGACTTAATTGACACTGGATTTATTATAAGAGCAGTTAATGAATCCGTTCCTTCAAATGAAATGCTGAAAAGCGTTCCTGAAATGAAAGATGAGACCCGAAGACCCATGTTTTTATTAATCTCAGCCGAAAAAACAATCAAGTAA
- the ald gene encoding alanine dehydrogenase, with protein MYIGIPKEIKNNENRVAITPAGVIALTKAGHHVTVETEAGIGSGFEDIDYREAGATIATDVAVVWNQEMVMKVKEPLSSEYTYFREGLILFTYLHLAAEPELTKALKDSGVTAIAYETVVDRGTLPLLTPMSEVAGRMASQIGAQILEKPKGGKGILLGGVPGVKRGKVTIIGGGVVGTNAAKIAMGLGADVTILDLSAERLRQLDDIFGNAINTLMSNPLNIAQAVKEADLVVGAVLIPGAKAPKLVTEEMVKSMAPGSVLVDVAIDQGGIIETVDHITTHDNPTYEMHGVVHYAVANMPGAVPRTSTIALTNVTIPYAIQIANKGVTAAIQNNPALEKGLNVANGAITYEAVASDLGYDYVSANDALLGTHA; from the coding sequence ATGTATATTGGTATTCCAAAGGAAATTAAAAACAATGAAAATCGCGTAGCGATTACTCCAGCAGGTGTCATCGCACTAACAAAGGCTGGTCATCACGTAACAGTTGAAACTGAGGCAGGAATTGGAAGCGGTTTCGAGGATATCGACTATCGCGAAGCAGGCGCCACAATTGCGACAGATGTAGCCGTTGTTTGGAATCAAGAAATGGTGATGAAAGTAAAAGAACCACTTTCTTCTGAATATACTTATTTCCGTGAAGGACTCATTCTCTTCACTTATCTACATTTAGCAGCTGAGCCTGAACTAACAAAAGCTCTTAAAGATAGCGGCGTAACAGCGATCGCGTACGAAACAGTTGTCGATCGTGGAACATTGCCACTTCTTACACCAATGAGTGAAGTGGCAGGGCGCATGGCTTCTCAAATCGGTGCACAAATTCTCGAAAAGCCTAAAGGCGGAAAAGGCATTTTGCTTGGCGGCGTTCCAGGAGTGAAGCGTGGCAAGGTTACCATTATCGGCGGTGGCGTTGTAGGTACAAACGCAGCGAAAATCGCGATGGGTCTTGGCGCAGATGTGACGATTCTTGACTTAAGCGCTGAGCGCCTTCGTCAGCTTGATGATATTTTCGGAAATGCGATTAATACGCTAATGTCTAACCCACTAAACATCGCACAAGCTGTTAAAGAAGCGGATCTTGTAGTTGGAGCCGTACTCATTCCAGGAGCAAAAGCTCCGAAGCTTGTAACAGAAGAAATGGTGAAAAGCATGGCACCTGGATCTGTTCTTGTCGATGTTGCGATTGACCAGGGCGGAATCATTGAAACAGTTGATCACATTACAACGCATGATAACCCAACTTACGAAATGCACGGTGTGGTTCATTATGCCGTAGCGAACATGCCTGGCGCAGTTCCAAGAACATCAACAATCGCACTAACAAACGTAACGATTCCATACGCGATCCAAATCGCTAATAAAGGCGTAACGGCTGCGATCCAAAACAATCCTGCACTAGAAAAAGGATTGAACGTAGCAAACGGAGCGATTACTTACGAAGCCGTGGCAAGTGATCTTGGCTATGACTATGTTTCAGCAAACGATGCTTTGCTTGGCACGCATGCTTAA
- a CDS encoding PucR family transcriptional regulator: MHTDQERHNPFQGPFRSLEDLADCIRENLGCPVTIEDSDHRILAYSSHDENVDPARIATIMKRKVPEDVIKSLWKKGIIPQLFESDDPVIIPAIPEVGLGQRVAISVRKNEELLGFIWAQLNWEVEQEELALLKKAAKVVKNQILKLEIKKRHSEEGHREFFWKLLTGHYTKEANILDQASTYQIKLKGEMAIVVFEFNDEIQQSLERHMNYYIQASHQIELIYSTLDQNQLILLVRPTDQKNTAEQLSEFVQVFVEKISNRLGVDTLKGGAGTLYQSPLSIKDSYREALHVLSIKERFKREVMSIYSYQNLGIYQFIDLLYKERKHYQNSYIEKLKQYDAINHTQLLETLEVYLQHDSNVKAAAHVLHVHTNTLNYRLKRITDVANLDLKDANQKVTLYLDLKIEQMKS; this comes from the coding sequence TTGCATACCGATCAAGAACGTCATAACCCTTTTCAGGGGCCATTCCGTTCGTTAGAAGATTTAGCTGACTGCATTCGAGAAAACCTTGGCTGCCCCGTCACGATTGAAGATTCAGATCATCGCATTCTAGCGTATAGTTCACACGATGAAAATGTGGACCCTGCTCGTATTGCCACCATCATGAAACGAAAAGTTCCAGAAGATGTGATCAAAAGTCTATGGAAAAAAGGCATTATCCCTCAGCTATTTGAGAGTGATGATCCGGTTATTATTCCGGCGATCCCAGAAGTTGGGCTCGGACAAAGAGTGGCGATATCGGTTCGAAAAAACGAAGAACTTCTCGGCTTTATTTGGGCTCAGCTTAATTGGGAAGTAGAGCAAGAAGAATTAGCGCTTCTAAAAAAAGCGGCTAAGGTCGTTAAAAATCAAATTCTCAAACTTGAAATAAAGAAGCGACATTCAGAGGAAGGCCATCGCGAGTTTTTCTGGAAACTGCTTACGGGACATTATACAAAAGAAGCAAATATACTGGATCAAGCCTCCACCTACCAAATTAAGCTAAAGGGTGAAATGGCAATCGTTGTCTTTGAGTTTAATGATGAAATTCAACAATCGCTTGAACGCCATATGAACTATTACATTCAGGCTTCTCACCAAATCGAATTAATTTATAGTACGCTGGATCAGAATCAGCTCATTCTGCTCGTTCGACCAACAGATCAAAAAAACACGGCAGAGCAGCTATCAGAATTTGTACAGGTGTTTGTTGAGAAAATTAGTAATCGCCTTGGTGTCGATACACTAAAAGGCGGGGCTGGTACGCTCTACCAAAGTCCTCTTTCCATTAAAGACAGCTATCGTGAAGCACTTCATGTGTTATCCATTAAAGAACGATTCAAGCGTGAAGTAATGTCGATTTATAGCTATCAAAACCTTGGGATCTATCAGTTTATTGATCTTCTCTATAAAGAGCGCAAGCATTATCAAAACAGTTATATTGAGAAGCTCAAGCAGTACGATGCGATTAATCACACTCAGCTACTAGAAACGTTAGAAGTGTATTTGCAGCACGATAGCAACGTGAAGGCCGCGGCTCACGTTCTCCACGTTCATACAAATACGTTAAACTATCGGTTAAAACGCATCACTGATGTGGCAAATCTTGATTTAAAAGACGCTAATCAAAAAGTCACGCTCTATCTCGATTTAAAAATAGAACAAATGAAATCATAG
- the ppsA gene encoding phosphoenolpyruvate synthase gives MVEQSAIRWFHEIRKEDIALVGGKGANLGELTQSGVHVPPGFCVTAEAYATFISERELDQSILQKMKTLDYENNDQLNEVSAEIREWILQTDMLESLEVEIRNAYAAFSEDLNVTDPFVAVRSSATAEDLPEASFAGQQDTYLEISGITELLYHIKKCWASLWTSRAIYYREKQQFNHFDVSLCAVVQLMVNSEKSGVIFTANPITGEREQMMINASWGLGEAVVSGMVSPDEYIVDKRTFKLIEKHVAEKKVLVVKKANAIGTDTVAVKEYLSEEHVNQQCLTQAEIAQLSRDAVRIEELYQTPQDIEWGLDCQTNELYILQARPITTLKEEETKVVEKVETPKKMLVRGLAASPGSASGKVRKIKDISEVSLVQEGDILVTIMTNPDMIPAMKKAAALVTDEGGRTCHAAIVSREFGIPCIVGSSIATDVLMDGMEVTVDATRGVVYEGLLKETEQVKKKEPANEVTNSTEGFNEALLHQLAPITGTKVYMNLGEPDLINKYKHLPFDGIGLMRTEFIFSNIGIHPMHLLKTGQEEMFIEKMSEGITKVAQDIYPKPMVVRLSDFRSNEFRGLIGGDEVEPVEANPMIGWRGVSRYISPQYEEGFRLECRAIKKVRDEYGLINVWTMLPFVRTTWEVEKVKKIMAEEGLIQNQEFKIWIMAEVPSVIFEAEEFAQLVDGFSIGSNDLTQLILGSDRDSGILNSMGYFDERNPSVKRAIKQLIHGAHKYGKTVSICGQGPSTYPEFTEFLIKEGIDSVSINPDTVAATRRSVASVEQRMILNKIRGL, from the coding sequence ATGGTGGAGCAAAGTGCGATTCGATGGTTTCATGAAATAAGAAAAGAGGATATTGCTCTTGTCGGTGGTAAGGGAGCAAATCTTGGAGAGCTTACGCAGAGCGGTGTACACGTACCGCCTGGTTTTTGTGTAACAGCTGAAGCGTATGCCACGTTTATCTCTGAACGAGAACTTGATCAGTCGATTCTTCAAAAAATGAAGACGCTTGATTATGAAAATAACGATCAGCTTAATGAGGTGAGTGCTGAGATAAGGGAATGGATTCTACAGACAGATATGCTTGAATCTCTTGAAGTAGAGATCCGAAATGCCTATGCAGCGTTTAGTGAGGATCTTAACGTCACGGATCCGTTCGTTGCCGTTCGAAGCTCGGCGACGGCTGAAGATCTTCCGGAAGCTTCTTTTGCAGGTCAGCAAGATACATATCTTGAGATTTCCGGAATCACAGAGCTTCTTTATCACATTAAGAAGTGCTGGGCGTCGCTCTGGACATCACGAGCCATTTACTATCGCGAAAAACAGCAGTTCAACCATTTCGATGTCTCTCTTTGTGCGGTCGTACAACTGATGGTGAATAGTGAAAAATCAGGCGTTATTTTTACAGCGAATCCAATTACAGGTGAACGCGAACAGATGATGATTAATGCGAGCTGGGGACTTGGTGAAGCGGTTGTATCAGGGATGGTTTCACCAGACGAATACATTGTCGATAAGAGAACGTTCAAATTAATCGAAAAGCACGTAGCCGAAAAGAAAGTGCTTGTCGTAAAGAAAGCCAACGCAATCGGAACGGATACGGTTGCGGTGAAAGAATATTTAAGTGAGGAACATGTGAACCAACAATGCTTAACGCAAGCTGAAATCGCGCAACTTTCTCGTGACGCTGTTCGAATTGAAGAACTTTATCAAACACCTCAGGATATTGAGTGGGGCCTTGATTGCCAAACAAATGAACTTTACATTCTGCAAGCTCGTCCAATAACAACACTAAAAGAGGAGGAAACAAAAGTGGTTGAAAAGGTAGAAACGCCAAAGAAGATGCTTGTTCGAGGATTAGCTGCCTCTCCTGGGTCTGCTAGTGGAAAAGTCCGCAAGATCAAAGATATTAGTGAAGTTTCTCTTGTACAAGAAGGCGATATTCTAGTGACCATTATGACAAATCCGGATATGATTCCTGCTATGAAAAAAGCGGCAGCGCTCGTTACGGATGAAGGCGGGCGTACGTGTCACGCGGCTATTGTTTCACGTGAGTTTGGGATTCCTTGTATTGTTGGATCTTCGATTGCGACAGATGTGTTAATGGATGGAATGGAAGTAACGGTTGATGCGACGCGTGGAGTAGTATATGAAGGACTTCTAAAAGAAACTGAACAAGTGAAAAAGAAAGAACCGGCCAATGAAGTGACGAACAGCACTGAAGGATTCAATGAAGCACTTCTTCATCAGCTTGCACCGATTACAGGAACAAAAGTTTATATGAATCTTGGAGAGCCAGATCTGATCAACAAATACAAACATCTGCCGTTTGACGGCATTGGCTTAATGCGAACGGAATTTATTTTTTCAAATATCGGTATTCACCCGATGCATTTGCTAAAAACCGGACAGGAAGAGATGTTTATTGAAAAAATGTCCGAAGGAATAACAAAGGTGGCCCAGGATATCTATCCAAAGCCAATGGTTGTTCGCTTGAGTGACTTCCGCTCAAATGAATTTCGTGGACTCATTGGTGGAGATGAAGTAGAGCCAGTTGAAGCGAATCCGATGATCGGCTGGCGCGGCGTCTCACGCTATATTTCCCCACAGTACGAAGAAGGCTTTCGTCTAGAATGTCGAGCGATTAAAAAAGTTCGTGATGAGTACGGCTTAATTAACGTTTGGACAATGCTTCCATTCGTTCGGACAACGTGGGAAGTTGAGAAAGTGAAGAAAATCATGGCAGAAGAAGGGTTGATTCAAAATCAGGAATTCAAAATTTGGATTATGGCGGAAGTGCCGTCTGTCATTTTTGAAGCGGAGGAATTCGCGCAGCTTGTGGATGGCTTCAGCATTGGAAGCAATGATTTAACACAGCTTATTCTAGGATCTGACCGTGATTCTGGTATTTTAAACAGCATGGGCTACTTTGATGAGCGCAACCCTTCTGTAAAACGAGCGATTAAACAGCTGATTCACGGGGCGCATAAGTATGGCAAAACCGTCTCGATTTGTGGACAGGGGCCGTCGACTTACCCTGAATTCACTGAGTTCCTCATTAAAGAAGGAATTGATAGCGTGAGCATTAATCCAGACACGGTGGCAGCGACTAGAAGGTCGGTTGCGTCTGTGGAGCAGCGAATGATTTTAAATAAAATAAGAGGCTTGTAA
- a CDS encoding MFS transporter yields the protein MKKGKRNKKSQIIFLASTGMANIGEWVYHIAINLMIFNQTGSALAVTGLYLLKPLATLLTNGWSGSIVDRVNKRKFMTSLLLFQAMILSILPLVTSLWWVYCLVLVVNMGHALYHPASIIYMTKLVPIHERKQFNSFRSLMDSGAFVIGPAIAGFLFIISTPVTAIYVNAIALMLAGFLILLLPNLESFKAKETTTFTFKQLREDWRIVYEFSKKFRSVVIIYFLFSAVIVMTAGVDSLEAAFSKDVLNLSNTEYGFLVSIAGGGILVGAVMNTFLVKRLSTSMLMGAGSLLLALGYVVFATSSGMTMAAVGCFILSFSLAFANTGFLTFYQEHIPVEVMGRIVSLFGVAEAIVIIIVTVACGAMAEFVSIRFSVTAGVLVMVVIAIVVFVHLLIPMKAWKTPRLKSAR from the coding sequence ATGAAGAAAGGGAAACGAAACAAAAAGAGTCAAATCATCTTCCTTGCCAGTACGGGTATGGCGAATATTGGGGAATGGGTCTATCACATTGCTATTAATTTAATGATCTTTAATCAAACTGGATCAGCTCTTGCGGTAACAGGTCTTTATTTACTAAAACCGCTCGCAACGCTTCTCACAAACGGATGGTCAGGTAGCATCGTTGACCGGGTAAATAAACGAAAGTTCATGACCTCGTTGCTCTTGTTTCAAGCGATGATTCTTTCGATACTACCTTTAGTTACTTCGCTGTGGTGGGTTTACTGTCTCGTTCTAGTTGTGAATATGGGGCATGCCCTGTACCATCCGGCATCAATTATTTACATGACAAAGCTTGTTCCTATTCATGAAAGAAAACAATTCAATTCATTTCGAAGTTTAATGGATTCAGGCGCTTTTGTCATAGGGCCTGCGATTGCTGGATTTCTTTTTATCATTAGTACACCTGTGACAGCAATTTATGTTAATGCGATTGCTTTGATGCTCGCTGGATTTCTGATTCTTTTATTACCAAACCTTGAGTCATTCAAAGCAAAAGAAACCACAACTTTTACATTCAAGCAATTAAGAGAAGACTGGCGAATTGTTTATGAGTTTAGTAAAAAGTTTCGTTCCGTCGTTATCATTTACTTTCTGTTTAGTGCCGTTATCGTGATGACCGCGGGTGTGGATTCTCTTGAAGCAGCGTTTTCGAAAGACGTGCTGAATTTATCGAACACCGAGTATGGGTTTCTCGTTAGTATTGCTGGAGGGGGCATACTGGTAGGTGCCGTTATGAATACGTTCCTTGTAAAAAGGCTTTCTACATCGATGTTGATGGGAGCAGGATCTCTTTTATTAGCTTTAGGTTATGTGGTATTTGCGACTTCTTCTGGTATGACAATGGCGGCAGTTGGCTGCTTTATTCTCTCGTTCTCACTCGCATTTGCAAATACAGGCTTTCTTACGTTTTATCAAGAGCATATTCCTGTTGAGGTGATGGGACGAATTGTGAGTTTGTTTGGGGTTGCGGAGGCCATTGTCATTATCATTGTGACGGTCGCATGTGGAGCTATGGCAGAGTTTGTTTCCATTCGCTTTAGTGTTACTGCGGGTGTTCTGGTGATGGTAGTAATTGCGATCGTAGTTTTTGTGCATTTACTCATTCCGATGAAAGCCTGGAAAACCCCCAGACTGAAAAGTGCGCGTTGA